A single Triticum dicoccoides isolate Atlit2015 ecotype Zavitan chromosome 2A, WEW_v2.0, whole genome shotgun sequence DNA region contains:
- the LOC119355017 gene encoding cytochrome b-c1 complex subunit Rieske, mitochondrial-like — translation MLRVAGRRLSSSLSWRPVATVGARGPLAGAGGPGRDDDDGSAYQRRFAIESPFFTAARGFSSAETLVPRNQDAGLAELPATVAALKNPNSKILYDQYNHERYPPGDPSKRAFAYFVLSGGRFVYASLLRLLVLKFVLSMSASKDVLALASLEVDLSSIEPGSTVTVKWRGKPVFIRRRTDDDIKLANSVDVASLRHPEQDAERVKNPEWLVVIGVCTHLGCIPLPNSGDFGGWFCPCHGSHYDISGRIRKGPAPYNLEVPTYSFLEDNKMLIG, via the exons ATGCTGAGGGTTGCGGGGAGGAGGCTCTCGTCTTCGCTCTCCTGGCGCCCCGTGGCGACCGTCGGAGCCAGGGGCCcgctcgccggcgccggcggcccTGGGAGAGACGACGACGACGGTTCGGCCTACCAGCGGCGGTTCGCCATCGAGTCCCCCTTCTTCACCGCCGCGAGAG GCTTTTCTTCGGCTGAAACACTTGTTCCACGGAACCAAGATGCTGGGTTGGCTGAACTCCCAGCCACTGTTGCTGCACTGAAGAACCCCAACTCAAAAATCCTTTATGACCAGTACAACCATGAAAGATATCCTCCTGGAGATCCCAGCAAGCGTGCCTTTGCCTACTTTGTTCTGAGTGGTGGGAGATTCGTATATGCATCACTGCTGCGTCTCCTTGTCTTGAAGTTTGTCTTGAGCATGTCAGCAAGTAAGGATGTGCTTGCACTTGCTTCCCTTGAGGTTGATCTATCCAGCATTGAACCCGGCAGCACAGTGACTGTCAAGTGGCGTGGAAAGCCAGTCTTCATCAGGCGACGGACAGATGATGACATCAAGCTGGCCAACAGCGTGGATGTTGCATCCTTGCGCCACCCAGAGCAAGACGCTGAGCGTGTGAAGAACCCAGAGTGGCTGGTTGTTATTGGGGTCTGCACTCATCTTGGTTGCATTCCCCTTCCCAACTCTGGAGACTTTGGTGGCTGGTTCTGCCCGTGCCATGGCTCCCACTATGACATCTCTGGCAGAATCCGCAAGGGCCCTGCCCCGTACAACCTTGAGGTGCCCACCTACAGTTTCTTGGAAGATAACAAGATGCTCATAGGCTAA